The genomic DNA ACTCATCCAGCCAGCGTACTCACTGACACTTAAAAGTTCTTGATATGTTTTGTAATCGATATCCCAAGGTCTTCCGGAAATGCAGAATTCAGGAGAGTCAGTTTGCGCCGCAGTGACTTTCTCACAAAGCGAATTGATGATGTTTTGAGTGTGCTTCGGAAATTTTTCAGTTAAGAGTTCGCTAATAAAAATTTTTGGTTGAGTCAGATCTTTGTGCTCTAAGTGAATCGCGTACAACTTCTTTTCCTCAAAGTGATATTCGCCCTTATTTTCATACCCATGTTTGCGAAATTCTTTTGCCAGACTTTCGATTCCCAATTTAGGATGTCTATAAGTTCTGAAAGCGACGTGGTCATTCAATACCTTTTCGCCACGTTCCTCAAGGAGTCTGTGAATCACTCGTGCTTGAGGATTGAGTTCTGTGTATTGAGTCCAAAGTTTTTTGAGAATTTGATCTGCTGCCATATTGGCTCCTATATCTTTACTTTAAGATATATATAATACTAAGCCCTGCAATAAAAAGTGCAAGATGAATAAAGCGATTACGCCCCTTGTGATGAACTTGCGGTAAAAGATCACTCGTTGCGATATAAATAAATGTGCCGGTAGACACAGCAATCAAGATATTTAAAGACGAATTGATCGTTAAATCCAAAGAATACTTAGATAAGAAAATTCCCGCTGGCGTCATAAGGCAATACATCAAAATAAACCACACAACGTTCTTGTTCTTAAGCTGAGACTTAATAAGCAGAGTGGATAAC from Bdellovibrionota bacterium includes the following:
- a CDS encoding DUF1338 domain-containing protein: MAADQILKKLWTQYTELNPQARVIHRLLEERGEKVLNDHVAFRTYRHPKLGIESLAKEFRKHGYENKGEYHFEEKKLYAIHLEHKDLTQPKIFISELLTEKFPKHTQNIINSLCEKVTAAQTDSPEFCISGRPWDIDYKTYQELLSVSEYAGWMSAFGFCANHFTVNVNALKTFKTLAELNELLKSNGFQLNASGGEIKGGPSVFLEQSSTLAGKMKVKFTDGTHEIPSCYYEFAKRYNLPNGELYHGFVEKSADKIFESTDTKR